From one Enterobacter kobei genomic stretch:
- the ptrB gene encoding oligopeptidase B, producing the protein MPPKARKIPHAITAHGDTRIDDYYWLRDDSRSQPEVLEYLHQENDYGREVMASQQALQDRLLAEIVERIPQREVSAPYTRNGYRYRHVYEPGCEYAIYQRQSVLSSEWDEWQVLLDANKRAAHSEFYTLGGLAISPDNNIMALAEDYLSRRQYGIRFRNLQTGNWYPEMLDNVTPDFVWVNDSETLYYVRKHPTTLLPYQVWRHTVGSPVCQDELVYEEQDDTFYVSLHKTTSQHYVVISLSSATTSESLLLDAELPDAQPLRFLPRRKDHEYNLDHYQHTFYLRSNREGKNFGLYRTKVRSENKWEVLIPPRDAIMLEGFTLFTDWLVVEERQRGLTSLRQINRKTREVTGIAFDDPAYVTWLAYNPEPETSRLRYGYSSLTTPDTLFELDMDTGERRVIKQTEVHGFEASDYRSEHLWIKARDGVEVPVSLVYHRKHFRKGQNPILIYGYGSYGSSMDADFSSSRLCLLDRGFVYAIAHVRGGGELGQSWYEDGKFLHKKNTFNDYIDVCDALLAQGYGSPRHCYGMGGSAGGMLMGVVINQRPGLFHGVIAQVPFVDVLTTMLDESIPLTTGEFEEWGNPQDSEYYTYMKSYSPYDNIQRQAYPHLLVTTGLHDSQVQYWEPAKWVARLREMKTDDNLLLLCTDMDSGHGGKSGRFKSYEGVALEYAFLIALAQGTLPGRQVTAR; encoded by the coding sequence ATGCCACCAAAAGCCAGAAAAATTCCCCACGCCATCACCGCGCATGGCGACACGCGCATCGACGATTACTACTGGCTGCGGGATGATTCACGCTCGCAGCCCGAAGTGCTTGAATACCTGCATCAGGAAAATGACTATGGCCGTGAGGTCATGGCGTCCCAGCAGGCCTTGCAGGATCGCCTGCTGGCTGAAATCGTTGAGCGCATCCCCCAGCGCGAAGTCTCCGCGCCTTACACCCGTAACGGTTACCGTTACCGTCATGTCTATGAGCCTGGTTGTGAATACGCCATCTATCAGCGCCAGTCGGTGCTCAGTTCCGAATGGGACGAGTGGCAGGTATTACTGGACGCCAATAAACGCGCCGCGCACAGTGAGTTCTACACCCTCGGCGGGCTGGCGATTTCGCCGGATAACAACATCATGGCGCTGGCGGAAGATTATCTTTCGCGTCGCCAGTACGGTATTCGCTTTCGCAATCTGCAAACCGGCAACTGGTATCCGGAGATGCTCGATAACGTCACGCCGGACTTTGTGTGGGTCAATGACTCGGAAACGCTGTACTACGTGCGAAAACATCCCACCACGCTGCTGCCGTATCAGGTCTGGCGACATACCGTCGGTTCCCCCGTCTGTCAGGATGAGCTGGTCTATGAGGAGCAGGACGACACCTTTTACGTCAGCCTGCACAAGACGACTTCACAGCACTATGTGGTGATCTCGCTGTCCAGCGCCACCACCAGCGAGTCACTATTGCTGGATGCCGAGTTGCCGGACGCCCAGCCGCTGCGCTTCCTGCCGCGCCGTAAAGATCATGAGTACAATCTTGATCATTACCAGCACACCTTTTATCTGCGCTCGAACCGGGAAGGCAAAAACTTCGGTCTCTACCGCACCAAGGTACGCAGTGAAAACAAATGGGAAGTGCTGATCCCGCCGCGTGACGCCATTATGCTGGAGGGTTTCACGCTGTTTACTGACTGGCTGGTAGTGGAAGAGCGCCAGCGGGGGCTGACCAGCCTGCGGCAGATCAACCGCAAAACCCGTGAAGTCACCGGCATTGCCTTTGACGATCCTGCTTACGTCACCTGGCTTGCGTATAACCCGGAACCGGAGACCTCGCGCCTGCGCTACGGCTACTCCTCCCTGACCACCCCGGATACCCTGTTTGAGCTGGATATGGATACCGGCGAACGGCGCGTCATTAAGCAGACGGAAGTTCACGGTTTTGAAGCCAGCGACTACCGCAGTGAACACCTGTGGATCAAAGCCCGCGACGGCGTTGAAGTGCCGGTATCGCTGGTCTATCACCGTAAGCATTTCCGCAAAGGGCAGAATCCGATCCTGATTTACGGCTATGGCTCGTATGGTTCCAGCATGGACGCGGATTTCAGCAGCAGTCGCCTGTGCCTGCTCGATCGCGGCTTTGTCTACGCCATCGCCCATGTGCGCGGCGGTGGCGAACTGGGGCAGTCGTGGTATGAAGACGGTAAATTTCTGCACAAGAAAAACACCTTCAACGATTATATCGACGTCTGTGACGCGCTGCTCGCGCAGGGCTATGGTTCGCCACGTCATTGCTATGGCATGGGTGGGAGTGCCGGAGGGATGCTAATGGGGGTGGTCATTAATCAGCGGCCAGGTTTGTTCCACGGGGTGATCGCCCAGGTGCCCTTTGTCGATGTGCTGACCACCATGCTGGATGAATCCATTCCGTTGACCACCGGGGAGTTTGAGGAGTGGGGCAACCCCCAGGATTCTGAATATTACACCTATATGAAAAGCTACAGTCCGTACGACAACATCCAGCGTCAGGCCTATCCGCATCTGCTGGTGACGACCGGGCTGCATGATTCTCAGGTGCAATACTGGGAGCCGGCGAAATGGGTCGCCCGGCTGCGGGAGATGAAAACCGATGACAACCTGCTGTTGCTATGCACCGATATGGATTCCGGACACGGCGGGAAATCGGGCCGCTTCAAGTCATATGAAGGGGTGGCGCTGGAATATGCCTTTCTCATCGCCCTGGCGCAGGGCACCTTACCCGGACGCCAGGTTACTGCTCGTTAA
- the exoX gene encoding exodeoxyribonuclease X, with amino-acid sequence MLRVIDTETCDLQGGIVEIASVDIIDGQIVNPMSHLVRPDRPISPQAMAIHRITEAMVADQPWIEEVIPHYLGSEWYVAHNASFDRRVLPEMPGEWICTMKLARRLWPGIKYSNMALYKSRKLSVQTPAGLHHHRALYDCYITAALLIDIMNTSGWTPDQMATITGRPALMTTFTFGKYRGKAVSEVAERDPGYLRWLFNNLDRMSPELRLTLKHYLNEQ; translated from the coding sequence ATGTTACGCGTGATAGACACCGAAACCTGCGATTTGCAGGGCGGTATTGTAGAGATAGCCTCTGTCGATATTATTGACGGTCAGATAGTGAATCCGATGAGCCATCTGGTGCGCCCGGATCGCCCTATCAGCCCGCAGGCGATGGCTATCCACCGCATCACTGAAGCGATGGTGGCCGATCAGCCTTGGATCGAAGAGGTGATCCCACATTATCTGGGCAGTGAATGGTACGTAGCGCATAACGCAAGTTTTGACCGGCGCGTACTGCCGGAGATGCCCGGCGAATGGATTTGCACTATGAAGCTGGCGCGCCGCCTGTGGCCAGGGATCAAATACAGCAATATGGCGCTGTACAAGTCCCGCAAGCTGAGCGTCCAAACGCCTGCCGGCCTGCACCATCACCGGGCGCTGTATGACTGCTACATCACCGCCGCGTTGCTTATCGATATCATGAATACGTCAGGCTGGACGCCGGATCAGATGGCGACCATCACTGGCCGCCCGGCACTGATGACTACCTTTACCTTTGGCAAATACCGGGGTAAAGCGGTGTCCGAAGTGGCGGAGCGCGATCCGGGCTACCTGCGCTGGCTGTTTAACAACCTGGACCGCATGAGTCCGGAACTGCGTCTGACGCTGAAGCACTACCTTAACGAGCAGTAA
- a CDS encoding DNA polymerase III subunit theta: MNKNLATLPQDEMDKVNVDLAAAGVAFKERYNMPVIAEAVEREQPAHLRDWFRERLIAHRLASVSLSRLPYEPKMK, translated from the coding sequence ATGAACAAGAATCTCGCAACGCTTCCTCAGGATGAGATGGACAAAGTCAATGTCGATCTGGCAGCCGCAGGCGTAGCCTTTAAAGAGCGCTATAACATGCCGGTGATTGCCGAAGCGGTGGAGCGCGAGCAGCCTGCGCATCTGCGTGACTGGTTCCGCGAGCGCCTGATTGCCCATCGCCTGGCCTCGGTATCGCTCTCACGGCTCCCTTATGAGCCGAAAATGAAATAA
- the yobA gene encoding CopC domain-containing protein YobA: MTFMVSRLCSALVLVGGILTAPAVFAHAHLKHQYPAADANVDAAPQALTLNFSEGIEPKFSGVKITGAKQQDVKTGPVKRNENDKTQLIVPLEQALTPGEYTVDWHVVSVDGHKTTGNYHFSVR, from the coding sequence ATGACTTTCATGGTATCCCGTCTCTGTTCTGCCCTGGTGCTTGTGGGCGGAATCCTCACCGCACCCGCGGTTTTTGCGCATGCTCACCTGAAACATCAGTACCCGGCAGCGGATGCTAACGTCGATGCGGCACCGCAGGCGCTGACGCTCAACTTCTCGGAAGGGATAGAGCCAAAATTCAGCGGCGTGAAAATTACCGGCGCAAAACAGCAGGATGTGAAAACCGGCCCGGTGAAACGCAATGAGAACGATAAGACGCAGTTAATTGTGCCTCTCGAGCAGGCGCTGACGCCGGGAGAGTATACCGTAGACTGGCACGTTGTGTCGGTCGATGGACACAAAACCACGGGTAATTATCACTTCAGCGTCAGATAA
- the copD gene encoding copper homeostasis membrane protein CopD, with product MLAFLYIALRFIHFATLMLATGSAWFSAILAPAALQPVMIQHFKRLQRITLALCAISALLMFAVQGGMMGNGFQDTLRPDIWLAVAQTQFGSVWLWQMLLAVVTLAVMLVQPRSQGRLFGLLVAQLLLQAAVGHAAMHDGLTGIAQRMNHALHLICATAWFGGLLPVIFCTRQAEGHRRDAAITTLMRFSRATHLAVALVIVTGIVNALLIQGIALPWQSDYGRLLLCKCALVLVMLVIAVVNRYVLVPRFRTQGRQAQTLFIRMTQTEVMLGTLVLALVSLFATLEPF from the coding sequence ATGCTGGCGTTTCTCTACATCGCGTTGCGATTTATCCATTTTGCGACCCTGATGCTGGCAACCGGCAGCGCCTGGTTCAGTGCCATACTGGCACCTGCCGCACTGCAACCCGTGATGATCCAGCATTTTAAGCGCCTGCAACGCATCACGCTCGCCCTGTGTGCCATCAGCGCACTACTGATGTTTGCCGTGCAGGGCGGCATGATGGGCAATGGCTTTCAGGATACGCTGCGGCCCGACATTTGGCTTGCGGTAGCGCAGACGCAGTTTGGCAGCGTCTGGCTGTGGCAAATGCTGCTGGCGGTGGTAACACTGGCGGTAATGCTTGTGCAGCCGCGCAGTCAGGGCCGATTATTCGGTCTGCTCGTCGCGCAGTTGCTGTTGCAGGCCGCGGTCGGCCATGCGGCAATGCATGACGGGCTGACCGGCATAGCGCAGCGCATGAACCATGCCCTGCATCTGATCTGTGCGACGGCCTGGTTTGGCGGTCTGCTACCGGTCATATTCTGCACGCGACAGGCTGAGGGACACCGGCGTGATGCGGCGATCACTACGCTGATGCGCTTTTCCCGCGCCACCCATCTGGCGGTGGCGCTGGTTATCGTCACCGGCATCGTCAATGCGCTGTTGATCCAGGGGATTGCGTTACCCTGGCAGAGCGATTATGGTCGCCTTCTTTTGTGCAAATGTGCGCTGGTGCTGGTGATGCTGGTAATTGCTGTCGTGAATCGTTATGTTCTGGTGCCACGCTTCCGTACGCAGGGCCGTCAGGCGCAGACACTGTTTATTCGCATGACCCAGACAGAAGTGATGCTGGGGACGCTGGTGCTGGCACTGGTCAGCCTGTTCGCAACGCTTGAACCTTTTTGA
- a CDS encoding YebY family protein, translating to MKKSILSLLLLTCSAAALAAPTVITVSRFEVGKDKWAFNREEVMLTCRPGHALFAINPSTLVQYPLNDAAQKQVDSGQAKGTSISVIQVDNPHKSGEKMSLAPFIERAEKLC from the coding sequence ATGAAGAAAAGTATTCTCTCTCTGTTATTACTTACCTGTTCCGCCGCCGCGCTGGCCGCCCCGACAGTGATCACGGTGAGCCGTTTTGAAGTCGGCAAAGACAAATGGGCCTTTAATCGGGAAGAGGTGATGTTAACCTGCCGACCGGGCCACGCGCTGTTTGCGATTAATCCGTCGACGCTGGTGCAATATCCGCTGAATGACGCGGCGCAAAAGCAGGTGGACAGCGGCCAGGCCAAGGGCACCTCTATCAGTGTGATCCAGGTCGACAATCCGCATAAAAGCGGTGAAAAAATGAGCCTCGCTCCGTTTATTGAACGCGCTGAAAAGCTCTGTTAA
- a CDS encoding diguanylate cyclase encodes MNKKHSYIDSAILGLNNSSEAHFKWLVKVLHFIANKNAVMPELTCCDAHKICDFGQWLNEHLAEDRNDRSFLLNIDRKHTDIHFTCRALVEAVRRGEASCERFDRFESALLAFNASLTEYKTHLLQLRSSYDTLTGLPLRRTLDDSFAGKVDQFSQTGLYALLLDIDHFKKINDNYGHLIGDGVLRSLALTLEDNVRKSETVYRYGGEEFIIILHAATHKEACIAAERIRKLIASKVMNVSGHKIMITFTAGLTRIEEDEVLREVLERSDKALYHGKETGRNRCIYIDREKTMVKIEV; translated from the coding sequence ATGAACAAAAAACACAGCTATATTGACTCAGCTATTCTTGGGCTGAATAATTCGTCGGAAGCACATTTTAAATGGCTGGTAAAAGTCCTGCATTTTATCGCCAATAAAAATGCCGTGATGCCGGAGTTGACCTGCTGCGATGCGCATAAGATTTGTGACTTTGGTCAGTGGCTCAATGAACATCTGGCGGAAGATCGCAATGACAGGAGTTTTCTGCTCAATATCGATCGCAAGCATACCGATATCCATTTTACCTGCCGGGCGCTGGTGGAGGCGGTGCGCCGAGGCGAGGCATCCTGTGAACGTTTCGATCGTTTCGAGTCGGCCCTGCTGGCCTTTAATGCCTCCCTGACAGAGTACAAAACCCATCTGCTGCAATTGCGCAGCAGCTACGATACGCTGACCGGCCTGCCGTTACGCCGCACGCTGGATGACTCTTTTGCCGGCAAGGTGGATCAATTCAGCCAGACCGGACTGTATGCGTTATTACTCGACATCGATCACTTCAAAAAAATAAACGATAACTACGGGCATCTGATCGGCGACGGGGTATTGCGTTCCCTGGCGTTGACGCTGGAAGATAATGTCAGAAAAAGCGAGACGGTATACCGCTATGGTGGCGAAGAATTTATTATTATTTTACATGCAGCCACGCATAAAGAAGCCTGTATTGCCGCCGAGCGCATTCGCAAATTAATTGCCAGTAAAGTCATGAATGTGTCCGGGCATAAAATTATGATCACCTTTACCGCCGGGCTGACCCGAATTGAGGAAGACGAAGTATTGCGTGAGGTGCTGGAACGATCGGATAAGGCGTTATATCACGGCAAAGAAACCGGGCGGAACCGCTGTATTTATATCGATCGTGAAAAAACGATGGTTAAAATTGAGGTGTAA
- a CDS encoding ECs1072 family phage-associated protein translates to MQNFDELWKAIEKRVRENNDIPFAEMENEDSNLGNATRQRIAQIFILEVLLSRHRDKYASVYVPLSGEEALYHLIFKRTGWKPFEIKQLSFNDAMFVIAELFREESLPVEAREMLLAQGVRDMFFPVFDFSEKDWSPRENALFLQR, encoded by the coding sequence ATGCAAAATTTTGATGAGTTGTGGAAGGCGATTGAAAAGCGAGTGCGTGAAAACAACGACATTCCTTTTGCTGAAATGGAAAACGAAGACAGTAACCTGGGTAATGCCACCCGACAACGTATCGCACAAATATTCATCCTCGAAGTGCTGCTTTCCCGACATCGCGATAAATATGCCAGCGTTTACGTGCCGCTGTCAGGCGAAGAAGCGCTGTACCACCTGATATTCAAGCGCACCGGCTGGAAACCTTTTGAAATTAAACAGCTGTCATTTAATGATGCCATGTTTGTGATCGCGGAATTATTCCGTGAGGAAAGCCTGCCCGTCGAGGCGCGTGAAATGCTGCTCGCCCAGGGCGTTCGCGATATGTTCTTCCCGGTATTTGATTTCTCAGAAAAAGACTGGTCACCACGCGAAAACGCCCTCTTCCTGCAACGCTGA
- a CDS encoding VirK/YbjX family protein, which produces MTNTTLHIDAPSSPHPHLISDLIHGRVTPGPIWHKRDYRIKFLLRSLLFWSSTVKMLDSLSSRPGFDRLLSAQITLPSKSHRQYLTRGLRAGQRADAIISHYDYIDSLCSAPLADALTAATPVLLLEFTGKDDAPFSLYASCASKAEREGESTLWLYGAEQTLLASVTFSVVSENGQRALVIGGLQGPRRSVSHDAIKLATRACYGIFPKRMLMDVLWQLAALTDIRAVYGVSDKGHVFRALRYRFSKGRHFHASYDEFWASLDGTPDNAWRWKLPLQLERKSLDSIASKKRAEYRRRFALMDDVQGRLRALFD; this is translated from the coding sequence ATGACAAATACCACCCTGCACATTGATGCGCCCTCATCGCCGCATCCGCACCTTATTTCCGACCTGATCCATGGCCGCGTCACGCCTGGCCCGATCTGGCATAAACGCGACTACCGCATCAAATTTTTACTGCGTTCCCTGCTGTTCTGGTCATCGACGGTCAAAATGCTCGACAGCCTCTCCAGCCGTCCAGGTTTCGACCGTTTACTGAGCGCCCAGATCACGCTGCCGAGTAAATCGCACCGGCAGTACCTGACGCGCGGACTGCGCGCCGGGCAACGCGCTGACGCCATTATCAGCCATTATGACTATATCGACAGCCTGTGCTCTGCACCGCTGGCAGATGCCCTTACCGCGGCCACGCCGGTATTGCTGCTGGAATTTACCGGCAAAGACGATGCCCCCTTTTCACTTTACGCATCCTGCGCCAGCAAAGCCGAGCGTGAAGGAGAAAGCACGCTCTGGCTGTATGGCGCAGAACAGACGCTGTTGGCCAGCGTCACCTTCAGCGTAGTGAGCGAGAACGGGCAACGAGCGCTGGTAATAGGCGGTTTACAGGGACCGCGCCGTTCGGTATCCCATGACGCCATCAAGCTTGCTACCCGCGCCTGTTACGGTATTTTCCCGAAACGCATGCTGATGGATGTGCTCTGGCAACTGGCGGCGCTGACGGACATCAGGGCCGTATACGGCGTCAGCGATAAAGGTCATGTGTTCCGTGCCCTGCGCTACCGCTTCAGTAAAGGGCGGCATTTCCATGCCAGTTACGATGAGTTCTGGGCCTCCCTTGACGGCACGCCGGATAACGCCTGGCGCTGGAAACTGCCGCTACAGCTGGAACGAAAGTCCCTTGACAGCATCGCCAGCAAGAAACGCGCCGAGTACCGCCGCCGTTTTGCGTTGATGGATGATGTACAGGGTCGCCTGCGCGCGCTGTTTGATTAA
- a CDS encoding YdfD/YebW family protein encodes MFALVLFVCYLDGGCDDIVVDVFNTEQQCLVAMDEQRLRHGGCYPVEDFIDGFWRPAQEYSDF; translated from the coding sequence ATGTTCGCACTGGTATTATTTGTTTGTTACCTGGATGGTGGGTGTGATGACATCGTGGTCGATGTTTTTAACACCGAACAACAGTGCCTGGTGGCCATGGACGAGCAGCGTTTGCGGCACGGCGGCTGCTACCCGGTTGAGGATTTTATCGATGGCTTCTGGCGCCCGGCGCAGGAGTACAGCGATTTCTGA
- a CDS encoding YebV family protein: MTKTSVRIGTFEIDDAELQGEQQGERTLRIPCSSDPDLCMQLDAWDADTSIPALLDGEHSVLYREHYDEQSDTWIMRLA, encoded by the coding sequence ATGACGAAAACCAGCGTGCGAATTGGCACCTTTGAAATCGATGATGCTGAGCTGCAAGGCGAACAGCAGGGTGAACGAACATTACGTATTCCATGCAGCTCCGATCCGGATCTGTGCATGCAACTTGATGCCTGGGATGCGGATACCAGCATTCCGGCGCTGCTGGATGGCGAACACTCAGTGCTGTACCGCGAACATTATGATGAGCAGTCTGATACCTGGATTATGCGCCTTGCCTGA
- the rsmF gene encoding 16S rRNA (cytosine(1407)-C(5))-methyltransferase RsmF gives MAHNSVYLPDDFLTQMRQAMPSHLSFEDFIAACQRPLRRSIRVNTLKISVADFLALVAPYDWHLTPVPWCAEGFWIEREDEDSVPLGSTAEHLSGLFYIQEASSMLPVAALFAGDEAPTRVMDVAAAPGSKTTQIAARMNNHGAILANEFSASRVKVLHANISRCGIHNVALTHFDGRVFGAALPEAFDAILLDAPCSGEGVVRKDPDALKNWSVASNLEIAATQRELMDSAFHALRPGGTLVYSTCTLNTEENEAICQWLKARYPDAVEFESLATLFPDAEAALTAEGFLHVFPQIYDCEGFFVARLRKTASVPPLPAPTYKVGNFPFAPMKTRESANVVQAASSVGLHWDAQLRLWQRDKEIWLFPAAIEPMIGKVRFSRLGIKLADVHNKGFRWQHEAIIALAGTANPLAFELTHQEAEEWYRGRDVYPQTTPSQDDVIVTFQGQPLGLAKKIGSRLKNSYPRELVRDGRLFAAKA, from the coding sequence GTGGCACACAATTCTGTTTATCTTCCCGATGATTTTCTTACGCAAATGCGCCAGGCCATGCCGTCGCATCTCTCCTTTGAGGATTTTATTGCCGCCTGTCAGCGCCCGTTGCGCCGCAGCATTCGCGTAAACACCCTAAAGATCAGCGTGGCGGATTTTCTGGCGCTGGTGGCCCCCTATGACTGGCATCTGACGCCGGTGCCCTGGTGCGCAGAAGGTTTCTGGATCGAACGCGAAGATGAAGATTCCGTGCCGCTCGGCAGCACCGCAGAACACCTGAGCGGCCTGTTTTATATTCAGGAAGCCAGCTCCATGCTACCGGTCGCCGCGCTTTTTGCCGGTGATGAGGCGCCGACGCGGGTGATGGACGTTGCCGCCGCGCCGGGCTCTAAAACCACGCAAATCGCTGCCCGCATGAACAATCATGGCGCGATCCTCGCCAACGAATTCTCAGCCAGCCGGGTAAAAGTGCTGCATGCCAACATCAGCCGCTGTGGCATTCATAACGTTGCTCTCACCCATTTCGATGGCCGTGTATTTGGCGCCGCGCTGCCGGAGGCTTTTGACGCTATCCTGCTGGATGCGCCCTGCTCCGGTGAAGGCGTGGTGCGCAAAGATCCGGATGCGCTGAAAAACTGGTCGGTTGCCAGTAATCTGGAGATCGCCGCCACCCAGCGCGAGCTGATGGACAGTGCCTTTCATGCGTTACGTCCTGGCGGCACGCTGGTGTATTCCACCTGTACGCTCAATACCGAGGAAAACGAAGCCATCTGTCAGTGGCTGAAAGCGCGCTATCCCGACGCCGTTGAATTTGAATCACTGGCGACGCTCTTCCCGGATGCAGAAGCGGCACTCACCGCCGAAGGTTTTCTACACGTGTTCCCGCAGATTTACGACTGTGAAGGTTTTTTTGTGGCGCGACTGCGTAAAACGGCCTCCGTGCCGCCGTTACCGGCCCCGACCTACAAAGTGGGTAATTTCCCCTTCGCGCCAATGAAAACCCGTGAGAGTGCGAATGTCGTGCAGGCAGCAAGCAGCGTGGGGCTCCACTGGGACGCGCAGTTGCGGTTGTGGCAGCGCGACAAAGAGATCTGGTTATTCCCGGCGGCCATCGAACCAATGATCGGTAAAGTGCGCTTCTCCCGTCTCGGCATCAAACTTGCCGATGTACATAACAAAGGTTTCCGCTGGCAGCATGAGGCGATCATCGCCCTCGCCGGCACCGCCAACCCACTGGCCTTCGAACTGACGCATCAGGAAGCTGAGGAGTGGTATCGCGGGCGTGATGTCTATCCGCAAACCACACCGTCGCAGGATGATGTGATCGTGACTTTCCAGGGACAACCGCTGGGGCTGGCCAAAAAAATCGGCTCGCGGCTGAAAAACAGTTATCCCCGTGAACTGGTGCGCGACGGGCGTTTGTTCGCCGCGAAGGCATAG